AGGCTTTCGGCGATTCGACCTATGGTGCCCACCGGCAATTTGCTGCACAAGCGAGGTCAAGCCGTAACGCCAACGAAAGATGCATGAGGCATTTTCATCATTAGGTCTCGTCTTGGGGATATCAGGAATATCCGGCTGATCAAAACTCAGGTTCAGACCCGTTCTTTGTTTCGTTCCTCTTTTGTTTCGTTCCTCTTTTGTTTCGTTCCTCTTTTGTTTCGTTCCTCTTTTGTTTCGTTCCTCTTTTGTTTCGTTCCTCTTTTGTTTCGTTCCTCTTTTGTTTCGTTCCTCTTTTGTTTCGTTCCTCTTTTGTTTCGCACCTTTCTGTTTCGCCCGATCCTGTTCTAACAGGTCTGTTTTGTCTTCTCTCCGTATATCTAAAGCGACCGACGCATAAAAGTGCTCACAAATATCAATTTGGACCCTTGTTTACAACTGATTTGGATTGCAAGGTCTAGCATGGCAGTTGGTGAGAATCATATCGAGCCAAGGAAATCTTGCTTAACTTTGTAAATGTGGAATCTAGATCTACGAATCTAAATTTATCACATTCTATAACGAAGACGTGGTCTACATAAAATAAGTAATCATAGGCTCTCAGCTACTGTATTTGGCCTGTTTGCTAAACCACTGTCTAACCGCAGTATTCAAGTGCGGTTTCTGAACGTGGCCCAACCGATCGCAATTAAGAAATTCCAAACCTTAACCGCGTTTTCGTGGTTCCCTAAAGGCACCGCAGTGGTTTGACCGCGGTCGGTGCCGAGCTCTAATTCTGAAGTATTTTCTGAAATATTATCTAAAATTTGTTTTCTGTCGAAACATTTTGCTTCCTTATCAAGTTTATATGAATGGAGCCACTTGTGCTATGGTCTTATTGACTTGCTACTAAACCTACCTGCCGCTTTCCAATTGCGATAGAATGTTTTGATTATCTTGGATGTCATAGTCACGTGAGGAGGGGATTTCTGCCCCACCACGAAAAGTCAGCGGCCGTGTGCCAACAAGGCGACACGTTGATGGAGGTTGGGCATTCACAGCTACTCCCGAGAACCCGTTCGAGCCGCTTATATTCTGGATCTACTCATCATATCTACTCCCACAATCTTGTTCAATCCGTCGTTTTTCAATCTCATCGAACGCCTGGCGCAGTGCGGAACCTTTAACACGAATCCCGACAGTCGAAGTTTTTCCAGGGGTTGGTTGAATCGCCCAAGACATCCATGATGACGACAAATGAACATTATTCGAGAATACAGCTGGATACAGACGGGGATGAAGAGATCTTGGGAAAAGCCAAAGAGGTCTGCtacccttttttctttgttggaaGACATTTGAAACTAATAGGAGCGGCATCCAGCTAGACGGGCAGCTCCAAGTATCTCTATTCGAAGTCGACCAAACTTGGACATCTTATACGCTGAAAATGATACCTGGCCATCTGACTAATCGTCTTATCGTTTTTCGCCCACATCTATCACGGGACCTTCTTGGATGTATTCGGGTGTACCAAGCTGGGACCACTGCGAAACTTTGGGACGTATATGATTCGAGGGACACATTCATAGGCAAAGTTCCAAAAGATTGTGCAATCGAAGCAATGGTGGTTGATGTGAAATTTATCAAGCAGAGGGAGAGCCAGAGTTGAACATCTCAGGCAAGTCATGCTCTGCAGAACTAGAAGGAAAGCCGGCGTTGAATATCTCAGTTAAGTCGTGCTTTCCACCATTCGCCACTGCTTCGGACCGCGAAATTGACAGCACCAGTGATGCAACACGGTCTTGCTGTGTGGGAATCGTGAGGATTGCCGAGTGTCCTTGGGAATGCTCAGATCTTTTGTGTAGCTCAACGAAGGTATCCAAAATGTTTGAAGGCACGTCGAAAGCTACCTCGATTCCTCTTTGTCCTCCCATTTGTGATTCGGTTCTGTTGTACGTAGTTGCCGAGCCTCCGCTATAAGCGGACTCATAATGGAAGCGAGCACCATTTTGTTGTTCGGCAATGAGTCGATCGTTTGAGACACGATGGTTTATGGTTTGGTCGGCCTTTGAAACAACTACTTTCAAGGTCAGTATCTTGTTTTGCCATGTATCTGGGTTGGCTTCCATACAAGAAGTCAAGGGGATCAGTGCATCCGGACTTGTTTTCGCCGAAGAAATATCTCCCGCGTCTAATTGTTGTTGCAGTTGGGGTTCATAATGCAGAGGTACCTGTTTGTTTGGCAAAGCATGTCCCGGACAAGGAGAAGACTCTGCCCAGAATTGGGATGCTTTCTCCTCGAGTGATTTTGGAAAATTCGTCCTACATGACCATTCTTGCAGCCCGTGATAGAACCCATGATAAGTTATTTTGGGCAAACTCGAGATGGAGTATCTGAGCATGTAAAGTAGAACTGTCTCGGAACCAGCTGTTTTCTTGACCTTAAAGGCAATTTTGCGCGCATGCATTCGAACATGTGTGCGGGTTCTGGATCTCTTGACTGGACCGTCTTCTTTGAGAAGAGCGTTCCATGCAAGCAATTGTCGCTCCTGCCGGCCGCTTAAAGGGTTGGGATCTTGGTCctcgaagagaagaatcagaTCTTCAAGACTCTTGAGAAATCTCGTTACACTTTCTGGAGAATCCATGGCAAGACAATGTGAAAGACAATTGGGGAGGGAACAAAAGGGAAACGAAAGGGAATCAAAACGGAACAGAAGGGAATCAAAACGGAACAGAAGGGAATCAAAACGGAACAGAAGGGAATCAAAACGGAACAGAAGGGAAACAAAACGGAACAGAAGGGAACAAAAGGGGGAAAATGGGGCATAACAGAAATAGGAGACGGACAGAGACAGGTTTTGTGATTTTCTTTCCCGTTCTTGTTCCGTCCTCTTTTTACTCTGTGTTCCGTTCCGTTCCGTTCTATCCGATTCCAACTTAGCATCGCATTGAAGGGATATGATTTTGGATCTAATTAAACATGAAAATACAAACAACAAGGTGGCCAAATTCACATTGAGCGCGAATAGTCGATTAGAAGATATCATTCGTGATCACAATGAAAATCCGCTTCAGTGGCGGATAAAGGATTTGGGAGATCATGAGAAAGCAATGCATTCTAGGCCGAGTAAACTTGCCAAACTTTGCTTTGACCTCCTTCAAAAAGGAAATCTATCTGATCAGCCTCATGCAGGAAACGAAACCCACACGGCAACAACCCCTGAGTTTGGGGAACCATGGCCAATGGTTCCGATCCTGGTACTATACAGGATATTGATACGATTCATGGGATTTATAATATTGTATATTACTAACAGCCTCGATGCTTTAGATAAAGCAATGCGTTTTTCAGCTGCTTCTACGAGGATCTTGTGAAGTCTAAAGCTTTGTGTCTCCATCAAGAAAGCAATGTACCGTGTGGCGTGAGATCCTATGGGCTTCTTCACCACACTTTCTGTGTGGCTTTCTACCCAATCTAACTTCTCGAACCACCATCGGAATACCTCTGACGATTCTTTCTGGGGAACTCATCCATCTCGAGAGAATACACACGAAGAAGAGGCAGGGCCGGCAGTGAACACTTTCGAAGTGCCTACATACCCTCTTTCACTAGTGTGCAGGGCACCTTCAATCATTGAGACACAGCCTGTGCCTGTCGGCCCGTGCTATCATTCAACTCGCCGTTCTCTAGAGTTGATATCTTACAACCGTACACCACCTGttccagaagaaccgccatTCGATGATACCTGGGCGAAATGGCTTCCCATTCTCTGCAAAAGTAAGCCTCTAACTTTGGCCACTACCAATTTACTCTGCTAAGCGGACAGGCTGATAAATTCAAACACACGTCCTGCAAATGCGCCTCGTATTGGAATTTTGATGGAGTACAAAGGGGAGGTGAAGATTTACCCAGATTTTCGAAAGTGCCTGCTTTTTGTTGCCAAGATGGATAATGGGACTATTGAAACCGTGTATATTGAGCCGCGTGAAGTCTTGGAAGGGGCCAAATCATCGGACTCGAGAAATCGGGATCGAACCCGCCAGGCCAGGCACATGTTGTCGCCTAAGGAGTGGTTTGCCTTAGAATATCGATATACGCGGAAGCGATAGAACTGTACGCTAGAGGCAATTTAGAATTAAAAGCCAAAAAATTGGATCATCGAGGTTCTCTCTAGTTCCAGAGCTAATCACCACTGCACCTAAGTCCAGATTCTGGCAGTCTGCTTGATTCTCTAAGTTGCTTCTCCACCGCTCATTCTCAGTGCTGCAAGATGCCGTGTTCTAATCAAGACCAAGGAAGCCATGGAGAAGGTCAACGGTGGCGGGAAATAGGAAATGCAGAGGGCTTCACCTTTCTGTCATGCAGCTGATCTAAAATGGAATGCCAAAGGAATTTCTTGGACATTCGGTATGCGAGGGTGCAAGAGAAACTGCGATCTAGGACTATTTTGCTACCTCTAGCTCTTAGTGTTCGGCTAATCGACCAACAATTTCCATCCCCGAGGATGCGTTGGCAACACTGTGCTTTATTATAAAAGAGGTTGTCGTCGTATTTTGAGACTCAGTTCCATTTCACTGTTTACGTTCACTCGGACTCAAGATGTCTGAGGCGGAAAGGCAGCTCGAAATTTTGCTACAAGCTCTGGTGAAATCGGATTTGAACTATATCTGTCCTCGATGTTACCAGCTCTTTTCAGACATCATTGCATGTTATCGTCATTGTCGAGAGGCAGGAGAAGGCAACAAGGCTAGAGAAGGCAACAAGGCCAGAGAAGGCGACAAGGCCAGAGAAGGCGACAGAGCAGATGATATTCACAAGGGGCTTGGTTTGATCACGAAAAAAGACTTCCCGGAATTCCTTAGATGCTATCGGGTGGCTATTGGGTTCTCAATTGCTGACTGTGATCTTCCATTGGGAGGCGGCCCCGGACGGCGCTCATATGACAAGTGCTTTGCAGTTGAATTTGTGCTTGAAAAGTGTCGTGAGTCTATGATTGCGAGAAAAAAGCTTCAAGGTTTCTCACTAATATTGGGCACAGTCCCTAGTAGAGACACAATGGACGCAATGTGGCTGGCCGTGATCAAAATCTAGGTGAGATTTCACCGAGTGAGGCCCCGATGGTAAGTCGCAAAAAGCGCTTCTCGACTAATGAGAATCTAATACCGCTATCTTGCACAGTGGGGACACATCTCAAGGCTTTCCATGGGTTAGGGATAGAGCGGCAATATTCTTTTGTCGCCATTTGCCAAGCGTTTCCCAAGAAACTACAGAGCTCAATTAGATCAAGCAGGCAGACAGACAGTCGAAGTGAGCCATTGGGCGATTCCATCAGCCACGGTAGCAAGCTACTATCTGAGTGTACTGGTTCATACACCCTGACGCAAAGCATCCCCAAAAAGTAAAGAGCGAGAGACGCAAGAGCTAGCACACTAGTACTTGCGAAATGAACTAAAAAGATTAACAAAAAAACGAGATTTCAACTCTGGCTTAGTATTAGTCCCCACCAGGGGAGACAATGCATACTGGATTGGAAAGTGGAGCACATCTAGTCAAAGGAGGGCAGCCCCCTCGAATGACGAATGCTTTTGTGGCACCAAATGGTTGCGGAAGCGCAGCCAGTGCGTCAAAGACGCCGGTCATTGTATATCAGTCCAAGCGGCCATTGCTCAATCCAAGTTCGGTCAGCTTTCATCCTAACACAGCTCTCTAATTCATATCGAAGTCGGACAGCCATCCTGTTCTTATTTCTCCCTGGTCTCTCTCATGAAGATGGACACCCACTGTCCTCCATCATGCTCTACCGTTCTTACAACCCACCATCCTCACTGGGATATCCAAGAAGATGCCAGTCATCAAGCCATGCATGGTACACAGCCTTTCAGACCTTGGAAATATCCTCGACTATCGTCCAACCTTACCGAGCTCTCTTATGGATACAAATCCGAGCCACCTCGGACCCAGGGCAGACTTGAAAGGGCTTCCGTTTTATCTCGAGTGGCAGCAATTCAACTTTGCCGACGGGACGTGGAAGTACGTGATTTGATTTACCCTGCTTTGAACCATAATTATAGACAGATGGGATCCCGAGCACATCGCGCTTATGGAGATGAAAGGCCACAAGCTTTTTCTTAAAACGGGGTATAATCACAAACTACTCGAGCTGCCCTGTGTGGCCAAACGTTTAAGTGAAAACCCAGCTATTGGGTGGCCAAGGGTGATTTTCCAGACCAAGTAGGTCCTGAATCCATTACCCTACATGTACACAATTAATCATAGATTCACCAGTTTCAGATGCGTGTAAGTTTGCACCCCCTACCAACTTGGCCCTTTATTCACAAGGAGAAGAGCATTTTCGATTACAGGAGCAACAATCACTTGTGATGAGCCACCAGTTACACTTCAAGCCAATTTTCCGAGTTTCATTCCAGGTTTTCTCTCAACTTTGAATCCAATCTCATGCACTACCTTGGCAGCGTCAAATCTCACCGAAGGCCTTAGGAATTGCGTTCCAAAAGACCGCGAAGCCTTTGGAAAGTAGTTTACATGAAAACAGTATGTCAACCAGAGAATTCCAAGGACAATATTGATACAGGATACAAAGAGCTAGCCAACGGCGCCAAATGGAACCATGAAGTCGTAGCAAATCAGGCCGTACGCAAACTCTTTGGCCGAGTGCGCTCGCGAACACGACTTTCACCCCCCAGCACACTGAAAGAGCTCTATCAAGCTGGCTTCAACAGCCTCAATGCAAAGATGTGTCGAGACCTTCTGGGCAAGTGGATCATTATTatgggaaagaagaaagggTCGCCATACGTGAAGAAACCAAGCTGGTGGCCCGATAAAGTCGAATACCAGAGTGCTCGAATGCTGTCTGGCCTTGGTATGTGCTCCCGCAGCTTGATACTTACACTCATTGACACTCCATAGAGATCAAAACAGTCCTCTTCTACATGTTCTACAGTAAACAAGGCCGTGTTCTCTTTGGGAGATTCTACGCCGCTCGGAATGACGTCGATATCACcgaaaaagacaaagagacTCTAGCATGGACTCTCTGCATTCGAAGTGTCTATTAAACGGATATCAGGCTTCGTGAGTACCGATTGACTTTGGGTTTCTGCTGTAAGCCACCTGACAGCATATAGGGCTGCCTGTTGTGATATGAGGCTGGTGCAGATCAGGAACCAAGCCGCACCGTCGGAATTCACTCCGAAGTGTCTATACAGACGACCAAGTTGATTGGAAACCAACTTGGCTCAACGTTGTATGTATAGGCACATGTATCCCTCTAAAATAATAAGTCAATTCATACCTCTGAACAACAACACTGCCTAGGGATAACTCGGTGTCTCAATATGCGCTTTGAACATCCGAAACCGAAGTTCTGGCGCATGCAATATCTCGCAATCTGTCTTGAAAAACTTTTGCTAATCAATTGCCCCTGCATTTTGAAGATGTTATAAATCTTAATTAAGAAATGGAATCGAGCTGAAACTGTGGATCTATATGAGTAATCCAACAGATATTTGTGTGAAGTCCGAAACGTACCAGAGTTATGAAGACAGTCTTCTTGGTGGCAAGTAGCATGTCATGAACAAATTTACTCTTCTAAGAGGAAAGACTGATCTGCATTACCAACCAAATTTCATAGTAAAGGACACCTAGAGTCTCCAAATATCCCGTTACGGACACCTCAATGATGATCCAGAGAGCCCTGCTCATACCGGTAGTCATTGCAGAAGAGCGGACTGAACCTCCTTTATTTACATCTCCGTTACGCAATTTGCTGTTGTCGGCCATGAAGCCCGTTTTGGCTAGTTCCTTCGCCATTGGTCACGTTGACCCAGGCTGCCAAGGGACCAGTGAAACAATCGCCCACGGCTGAGCGGAGAGCATTGCAATCACTTGTCGGGCAAAGCGGATCAAGAGTTTATTTATGTTTAAAGCTTTGCGTTTTGCCGAATATTGGTACGGATAAATCCTAACTGCAAGTAATATGTGTACCAAAGCCATCGTTGTTGCTGCGAGTTTGTGTGATTGCATGATCGTGCGCATGAACTTCTGTGTGCCAATTTGACGTACTTGCTGAGCAAACAAAGGTATAGATGTGGTGGCTTGGAGGCGTTTCTGGGGCAACGGACACCTCTTAAAAGGTAAGTGCTTTACTGGGAGAATAGAAGATAGCCAGTTTGATGCAATTGGGGACTGAATCAATATGGAGATGGAAGACCAGAATGGAAACTGACTATTGAAGCAACAGTGTCGTTTTAAGTTGTGGCAGCAAATATAGAACAGGGCTCAGGTGAGCTCTTTCAGTCTGGAAGAATAAGAGTGGAGTGACTTCTTGTAAATTGCTGCAACGACCACACTACAatctgttggatgcctcaggcatcacatgtaggatagaccaactagatagtcttccttccactctcaccttctctctctccccgtccatccaattgaatactgttttacctgcatacatactatcattgtatttgcatcaggttatgagcctcttctgctagctggaccactagcaactcttttctctgaagccattttcaactggagacttttgacgatctgaccccactgtggacccacctctgtgtgggacacaacattcagatccagccaataacatctagggaatccttcgagccccgccggcaaaagctccgtttagctttaacatccaatcatggccgacaccgagacggacaacgagggggacaccaaccctcacccgcttgatgcaccaacccattggaaccccagatcccgtcctttaccaatccgatccaattcacacaggatgacagtgatagtgaagatgaggacaacacaccgccccatcagggacatggtcttccagcgattgcaatgaccaaaatccagaaagttcggacactgggacacaatgacactgatccaagtggttggaaacaggcactggcttaccagccgatcccatatgcattggaatggttgttagacagcaacattcccagacctcacaagtcgcatacttcattcggaagatggaagtactggtctcgcttggttgctagctggatgtacaaccagatcgacgtcaccatacagaacaaactacgcaacctgtccaagatgcctaaatacgccgatcaactgtatgacgaactcatgtcaatgacacaaggaagtgatcggatgcagacagcgttgatcgagatgcggaagttcgacaagatgaaacgatcggactacaactcggcaagcgagtacattgaggaataccagcgacagtaccacgtgctagctagattcaaagcagcaccacacccatcacacagcttatcacaagttcttcaaaacattgaactggaagtcatgaaagtacagttcattagggaggaagttgcaagtctggagcctaagaaactcaccctcgacaaggtggaggagtactggagagcacttcaagcagcagctgacatggaaggtgtcgctaatgctacttacaacaacaatgccggccgagaccgaggcaatggaagaggtggtcgtggaggaaaccgaggtggccgaggtggtcacaacaacaacggtcacaatgacgacaacacccaatccaaaaaagataccaatgccgtcgatgatgatacagctactgctaaaaagaagaagaagaagggtcttcgcaagcagcctgccgatggcaaagacattcatgaatacgcaaatgagatgcgtaatggcacacaaaaggatgacaacaacatgtgctcattctgtggctttggaccacacactgcgaagagatgtgcctatctcagtgagaaccctccagtttcgtgggaaccgtccggcaacctctgggcctattcaaaggcaatccagagagctcaacgtcaagatggacaaaacaatatggttgttgcagctgccaattctgttgataggaggaacgattggttgcttgacactggatctgacaagacattgacgcatgacatcgaagactttcacacataccaactggatcatcctgacactgcctatgcgtacaaagactactctggcaatagagttgtcacgctaggtcatggtcaaatcattgtgagaactgctctgccagggagaaatggtaagacgcactcgtttatgacaactggttactatactcaaggaggacacggcaagctattaggcatgcaaaagcttcttgaagagcaagacatctcttatgacacacgtactaagtatctcacaaatggtgagggtgacattgtggggtatgcAGATACATCAGctggtgtcccgtaccttgtcagtccaaaagacgacgatgaccccaatgaggacaaatctgacatagattccgattctgatgatgaagaaattggattcgtgaacaaagtgactgcgtacgagatccaccgacgtctcggaaatgctggaaaagcacgaattgcctccacattacaacatgctgaacagctaggtgatgatgaacaatacggctcggagcatttcgactgtgatgcctgtttccaaggtaaatcaaagctcaaaatttctcgtcaaccacaggcaagggtgcaggatgtggcatggaaattccacgtagatacacaaccaatgaagcctaccggaccaaatggagagaactactggttgccagtcgtcgacgatgcatctcgactgatccagggaatcatgttgaagaacaaaagtgatgcctactataagcttactgcgttctgtgagaagatcaaattgctcactggcagatacccaggcatctggcgaatggatggtggcacagagttcaaagagttcatcaaatggggtgagaagcatggtatgactttcgagatcacaccaccatacactgctgaaccaaatggcaccgtggagcgcttcggtggacatatcaacgacatccagagaacgatgattattgatgcaaagatgacggaagagatgtggccgtatgcgacagacacagccatctacatctacaacagactgatcaatccgaaaaccaagatctcgccgctaacacattggcgtcaagagctcgagattccaaacgcagagccttctttgaagcaccttaaaccatggggaacaactgcatacgttcatattccgaagcctaagaggattcaggctaggaaagcagcacccagagcatggaaaggaaagctcgttggttatgagggggacggtggtcatgtttacaaagtatgggatccagctactaggaaactagtggtatctcgtgatgttggctttccacaacccggagatgacgataacgatgatacgggatcaatgctagtcaacggagtacctacCGATCCAAAGGACCCAGatggagatgacgatgtcGTCGGATTCATGCCTGTCTCACTAACACAAGACGatgagatctcgaagccagagATTAAACAACGACAGATGGTACGTACGCTACCGGTACAGACGCCTACACGATTGACTGTACAGGCACCTGTCACGCCGTCTAcaattcatcttccaacaatCTATGGTAGTGCATCTACAATGCCTGAGACACCACAGAAGACAATTGTTCCACCAATGAGACAACGCAAACTCTTTCAAAGTTTTCTTCCTACTGTGGGGGAGGAGCCTATGATGACAGGCGCAAGAATTACTGAGATTACGAACCCTCCTACAGAGAACGTTCCAGATGtcattaaacagaagaaagaagacctTGGGAGGAGACTTCAACAGCTGTCTACCCAAGTATCTCAGTTAGCTGAGAGCATGGACGATGTTCGTCGAGATGCTGACAAcattgagagatctgctaGTAAGGAATCAGATGACTTGACTCCTTCTccagagagacagagagcagTTTACGAATACCCGTTCTCGTCTCCAATTCAACAAGCTAGTGTGTCACCTAGTCGTGAAATCATCTCAATTCAATCGTCACCAGACCCTATCTCTCAAGACCCAGCTACACCggctccaccaccaccccgaCGATCGAGACGAGCGAATATCGGAATCGCACCCGACCGATACCACG
The nucleotide sequence above comes from Penicillium digitatum chromosome 1, complete sequence. Encoded proteins:
- a CDS encoding uncharacterized protein (putative transposable element), encoding MTKIQKVRTLGHNDTDPSGWKQALAYQPIPYALEWLLDSNIPRPHKSHTSFGRWKYWSRLVASWMYNQIDVTIQNKLRNLSKMPKYADQLYDELMSMTQGSDRMQTALIEMRKFDKMKRSDYNSASEYIEEYQRQYHVLARFKAAPHPSHSLSQVLQNIELEVMKVQFIREEVASLEPKKLTLDKVEEYWRALQAAADMEGVANATYNNNAGRDRGNGRGGRGGNRGGRGGHNNNGHNDDNTQSKKDTNAVDDDTATAKKKKKKGLRKQPADGKDIHEYANEMRNGTQKDDNNMCSFCGFGPHTAKRCAYLSENPPVSWEPSGNLWAYSKAIQRAQRQDGQNNMVVAAANSVDRRNDWLLDTGSDKTLTHDIEDFHTYQLDHPDTAYAYKDYSGNRVVTLGHGQIIVRTALPGRNGKTHSFMTTGYYTQGGHGKLLGMQKLLEEQDISYDTRTKYLTNGEGDIVGYADTSAGVPYLVSPKDDDDPNEDKSDIDSDSDDEEIGFVNKVTAYEIHRRLGNAGKARIASTLQHAEQLGDDEQYGSEHFDCDACFQGKSKLKISRQPQARVQDVAWKFHVDTQPMKPTGPNGENYWLPVVDDASRLIQGIMLKNKSDAYYKLTAFCEKIKLLTGRYPGIWRMDGGTEFKEFIKWGEKHGMTFEITPPYTAEPNGTVERFGGHINDIQRTMIIDAKMTEEMWPYATDTAIYIYNRLINPKTKISPLTHWRQELEIPNAEPSLKHLKPWGTTAYVHIPKPKRIQARKAAPRAWKGKLVGYEGDGGHVYKVWDPATRKLVVSRDVGFPQPGDDDNDDTGSMLVNGVPTDPKDPDGDDDVVGFMPVSLTQDDEISKPEIKQRQMAPVTPSTIHLPTIYGSASTMPETPQKTIVPPMRQRKLFQSFLPTVGEEPMMTGARITEITNPPTENVPDVIKQKKEDLGRRLQQLSTQVSQLAESMDDVRRDADNIERSASKESDDLTPSPERQRAVYEYPFSSPIQQASVSPSREIISIQSSPDPISQDPATPAPPPPRRSRRANIGIAPDRYHDPEQKHLAVEYEKRDRDIQRTAKRAKAKESGGNNLTEGDGQGSAGPSAMSATADMTMDKAEMSKVDIDEPFLYNGKPLYAKDVDLPSTYKQAQKSPFWPQWLDAMQRQLGDLVAKNTWSLILKPPKAKILPGQWQFTVKSNTRDEVYEFKARWVVCGNFQDKNDGETYAPVVAECMIKIVFTLIAVYGLRWRQVDFTAAYLNASREDVETVYMRQPTGFEYADAEGDKNQWVCTLNQALFGLRDSAFLWNEEMDCKLRQIGFHPLDDDPCVYVKGKGTELTIMMIHVDDFIIAAPTDEDIEKVVNELRQYYDLKDLGEPKQYLNCALHRDYDNCTITMSQEAYIQKVLRTANAGSGWKDTPLPAAWRESPANASNVLDDDSFDQYQSVVGMLNWLAVKTRPDIRFAVTRLQHRLANPTFEDLHAMQHVVKYLRHMPDVGITLGRTQELRFYAHVDASHADWEDSKSTEGSIWYFAGSPVIWTTKKQTITANSTTVAEWCALDQPTRDAMWLGKIARSFMLPEQRPIEIHTDNINSQLLLTKKGGKSANRWLDLRWFFVKDAVAQGHVDIRRVDTKKNAADGFTKALAKEQFETFVGLIGMI